One region of Termitidicoccus mucosus genomic DNA includes:
- a CDS encoding autotransporter outer membrane beta-barrel domain-containing protein, whose translation MKITKKHSLLRAATVLASGITCLAATLNAQLTLVPDHFTDWTGAVNSDWFNSGNWSTGVVPDGPTAAVRLLGSSDISNKTINLVNTGTGDKRVQLYSIQTGMMRLYTLNLEGTEDGWMELNPTGKGFTFNGFIGNSFGTSLDITAPESTGGSSVRLAMNVTLNSYSRLTLDDSYSSMRVLESGLSQAVITMKGNSEMNLANAGMIPFVTTSGSHAAGTLQIGGLSTEVGTVVNLGTFNVRINDRIAAGEIVRWSGLLFSEGVSARTFDIMGGGIVIMDGMVSTKGLVFRPRGGNSQYIVDGLHSGNINVQENAMLGGSGNIKGNVIVSRGGNLNPGMRATATDKPLTITGTVTLNGNLSFDLVTPLEYDRLVINGDLIISPVDATNIPNLTIGRASTFPYLPGTYTLMTVNGARSGDFEPGHIALPPSMSLVSSWQWNANTLEVSFAQMPFSSPEGLDGKYLTVARRVDEIVNAGTVRDNLFDALNRQPSMILYRELLDQLSPSTYQSWFPASVVRANAMMQSIEDRMWQDAAYARKKGSVQLFLDGYRQEASRDKNDDASYSDYGTIAALVGADYAFGENFVAGGFYTYEISDFDLDTAGGNCDVSSHTFGIKARYNAGNFQFNLTGFYGTDDYDSERTVALTQLASWADADASGTRIGAAASLAYTKKFSWFEVTPVAGVQWLNWKVDAFTERNANEASLYVYEQNETSLQGKLGLRVARSFKTKHGFIRPFVHFALLHEFESDIRTLSANLFGGRIDIAAPATNANGYRLDAGIDYSISSKWRAEARYTSEYNCVVDESRGLRFGVNYTF comes from the coding sequence ATGAAAATCACAAAAAAGCATTCCCTCCTGCGCGCGGCGACTGTCCTAGCCTCTGGCATCACATGCCTTGCGGCAACATTGAATGCGCAACTGACACTGGTGCCCGACCATTTCACGGACTGGACCGGTGCCGTGAATTCCGATTGGTTCAATTCCGGGAATTGGAGCACCGGCGTCGTTCCTGACGGCCCCACGGCCGCCGTCCGCCTGCTTGGCTCTTCTGATATCTCGAACAAGACCATCAACCTCGTCAACACGGGCACCGGTGACAAGCGCGTGCAACTTTACAGCATCCAGACAGGCATGATGCGTCTTTACACGCTCAACCTCGAAGGCACGGAGGATGGCTGGATGGAGCTTAATCCCACGGGGAAGGGGTTCACATTCAACGGCTTCATCGGCAATAGCTTCGGCACCTCACTGGATATAACCGCTCCGGAATCGACCGGAGGCAGTTCTGTCCGTCTTGCCATGAATGTCACGCTTAACTCCTACTCCCGCCTGACGCTCGACGATTCGTATTCATCAATGCGCGTGTTGGAGAGCGGCCTGAGCCAGGCGGTGATCACGATGAAGGGGAATTCGGAGATGAATCTGGCCAATGCCGGGATGATTCCCTTTGTCACCACCAGCGGCTCTCACGCCGCAGGCACTTTGCAGATTGGCGGGCTCAGCACCGAGGTGGGCACTGTCGTCAATTTGGGCACCTTTAACGTGCGCATAAACGACCGGATTGCCGCTGGCGAAATTGTCAGATGGTCGGGATTGTTATTTTCCGAAGGTGTATCGGCACGGACATTTGACATTATGGGAGGTGGCATAGTCATCATGGACGGCATGGTGAGCACCAAGGGGTTGGTTTTCCGGCCTAGGGGCGGCAATTCCCAATATATCGTCGACGGTCTTCATAGCGGAAACATCAATGTGCAGGAAAACGCAATGCTTGGTGGCAGCGGAAATATAAAAGGCAATGTGATCGTAAGCAGGGGCGGGAACCTTAATCCCGGCATGAGGGCCACGGCCACCGATAAACCCCTGACCATCACCGGCACCGTCACTCTGAACGGAAACTTGAGCTTCGATTTGGTCACGCCGCTCGAATATGACCGACTTGTTATCAACGGTGATTTGATTATCTCGCCTGTTGATGCAACCAATATTCCCAATCTGACAATCGGTCGCGCATCGACCTTCCCTTACCTGCCGGGCACATACACATTGATGACGGTCAACGGCGCGCGTTCGGGCGATTTTGAGCCGGGTCACATTGCGCTTCCGCCAAGCATGTCGCTGGTGTCCTCTTGGCAATGGAATGCAAACACCCTTGAGGTGTCCTTTGCGCAAATGCCTTTTTCTAGCCCCGAGGGATTGGACGGCAAATATCTCACGGTTGCCCGGCGTGTCGATGAGATCGTCAACGCGGGCACGGTTCGCGACAATCTTTTTGATGCGCTTAACCGCCAGCCTTCCATGATTCTTTATCGCGAGTTGCTCGATCAGCTCAGTCCCAGCACTTATCAGTCTTGGTTCCCGGCATCCGTGGTTCGCGCCAACGCAATGATGCAAAGCATTGAGGACCGCATGTGGCAGGACGCCGCCTACGCGCGCAAAAAAGGCTCCGTGCAGCTCTTCCTTGACGGCTATCGGCAGGAAGCCTCGCGCGACAAGAATGACGATGCCTCGTATTCAGACTACGGCACTATCGCCGCACTTGTGGGGGCCGACTATGCTTTCGGGGAAAATTTCGTGGCTGGCGGATTTTACACCTATGAAATATCCGATTTCGATCTCGATACCGCGGGCGGCAACTGCGACGTGAGCAGTCACACATTCGGGATCAAGGCACGTTATAACGCCGGCAATTTTCAGTTTAATCTCACCGGCTTTTACGGCACGGATGATTATGACTCCGAACGCACGGTGGCGCTGACCCAGCTTGCCTCATGGGCGGATGCGGATGCAAGCGGCACCCGCATCGGCGCCGCGGCGTCGCTCGCCTATACAAAGAAGTTTTCGTGGTTTGAAGTCACCCCTGTGGCCGGTGTTCAATGGTTGAATTGGAAAGTTGACGCGTTCACGGAGCGCAACGCCAACGAGGCCAGTCTGTATGTTTACGAACAAAACGAAACCTCGCTCCAGGGCAAACTGGGCCTGCGCGTGGCGCGCAGTTTCAAGACAAAACATGGCTTCATCCGCCCGTTTGTCCATTTCGCATTGCTGCATGAATTCGAAAGCGACATCCGCACGCTCAGCGCCAATCTTTTCGGCGGACGCATCGACATCGCCGCTCCCGCCACCAACGCCAACGGCTATCGCCTCGACGCCGGCATCGATTATAGCATATCGAGCAAGTGGCGCGCCGAGGCCCGCTACACATCGGAATATAATTGCGTTGTCGATGAATCCCGCGGCCTCCGTTTTGGTGTGAATTATACATTCTAA